The Streptomyces sp. NBC_01591 genome window below encodes:
- a CDS encoding AfsR/SARP family transcriptional regulator, translating into MVTSGERKVVIGGARQRTTLALLLLNPGRTVPVDTLVHEVWNGNPPATARTQIAIVIAALRKTFKAQGATDDTIVTTHPGYLLDAESHYIDSVEFAELIAQAEADTREQRLDDAARRYRRALDLWRGPALAGVSGLLVEEEANRLGEYRLNAYDDATAVQLTLGRHYELLPELSGVVQENPLRERTRYHQMLAQYRAGRRAEAMESYREAREQFIEELGLEPGPDLQELHDLILRDDPSLAPADGPVSVVTGSAQPEVVVVPSELPPDVPGFTGRETELAALDALLIASDAALQTPTVGLITGVAGVGKSGLALRWAHRVADDFPDGRLFADLRGYDEQHEPASVADVLGRFLRSLGVPGQQIPEALEERIALYRSLLTDRRALIVLDNVRTHAQVAPLLPGSGASCVVVTSRDQLEQLVTWPQEARVHLGVLPPDAAIELVAKITGEERVAAARADAARLVELCDRLPLALRIGAARLASKPHWSVRHMVVRLSDERRRLDELSQGDSRVRAGFELSYRYLSADAARLYRRLGLADVPDFTSWVAAALLDVDVIDAELLLEDLVDTQFLEVVGVDATGRLRYRFQNLLRLYAGERARDEESDEAWQDACRRVFRTALTIAREAHRRESGGEFGIVHSGTEPGAIDTELLEELLADPLAWFEAERLCLVGMVEQAARMGMADLAWDLTGSASVLFETRSYVENWRSCAEHALDAARTAEDRLGQAVMLHHIGAAALMRQSMDEAKACSEEALELYRDMDEGLGRALVLRNLAVVHRLQGDPDAAADRLREALPIFREAGDLSSESSVLQNMAQLELDRGNYEASLGHAGDAVRVAESMDPGASRSLAQCLYRLGSAQLLSGRAEEAEASYLRVEELSRAKADTHGLAHALYGLGQARVALGALESAEAAYVQGRKVARRLGSPVVEGSIRLKLGVLLRELGRDGEARTELLGAEELFTRRGATHWQEEVARELSDFPEVGSGD; encoded by the coding sequence ATGGTGACGTCGGGCGAGCGAAAGGTGGTCATCGGCGGGGCACGTCAACGGACCACGCTTGCTCTGCTGTTGCTCAATCCCGGTCGAACCGTGCCGGTGGACACGCTGGTGCACGAAGTGTGGAACGGGAACCCTCCCGCCACCGCCCGTACCCAGATCGCCATCGTCATCGCCGCGCTCCGCAAGACGTTCAAGGCGCAGGGCGCGACCGACGACACCATCGTGACCACGCATCCGGGATACCTCCTCGATGCCGAGAGCCACTACATCGACTCGGTGGAGTTCGCCGAGCTCATCGCCCAGGCGGAGGCCGACACGCGGGAGCAACGTCTCGACGATGCGGCGCGCCGGTACCGGCGCGCCCTCGACCTGTGGCGCGGGCCCGCGCTCGCCGGGGTGTCCGGGCTGCTCGTCGAGGAGGAGGCCAACCGTCTCGGCGAGTACCGGCTCAACGCCTACGACGACGCCACCGCCGTCCAGCTGACGCTGGGGCGCCACTACGAGCTGCTGCCCGAACTGAGTGGTGTCGTACAGGAGAACCCGCTGCGCGAGCGGACCCGGTACCACCAGATGCTCGCCCAGTACCGGGCGGGCCGGCGCGCGGAGGCCATGGAGTCCTACCGGGAGGCGCGCGAGCAGTTCATCGAGGAGCTGGGTCTCGAACCGGGACCGGACCTTCAGGAGCTGCACGACCTGATCCTGCGCGACGACCCTTCGCTGGCCCCGGCCGACGGACCGGTATCCGTCGTGACCGGGTCCGCGCAGCCCGAGGTCGTCGTGGTCCCCTCCGAACTTCCCCCGGACGTACCGGGGTTCACCGGCCGTGAGACCGAACTCGCGGCCCTGGACGCGCTGCTGATCGCGTCCGATGCCGCGCTCCAGACGCCCACCGTCGGCCTGATCACCGGTGTCGCCGGGGTCGGCAAGTCCGGCCTCGCCCTGCGCTGGGCACACCGGGTCGCCGACGACTTCCCCGACGGGCGGCTCTTCGCCGACCTGCGCGGCTACGACGAGCAGCACGAGCCCGCATCCGTCGCCGACGTCCTCGGCCGCTTCCTGCGCTCGCTCGGCGTGCCGGGGCAGCAGATCCCCGAGGCGCTGGAGGAGCGGATCGCGCTCTACCGCAGCCTGCTCACCGACCGCCGCGCGCTGATCGTCCTGGACAATGTGCGCACCCATGCCCAGGTGGCCCCGCTGCTGCCGGGCAGTGGTGCCAGCTGTGTGGTCGTCACCAGCCGCGACCAGCTGGAACAGCTGGTGACCTGGCCGCAGGAGGCCCGCGTCCACCTGGGCGTCCTGCCGCCCGACGCGGCCATCGAACTCGTCGCCAAGATCACCGGCGAGGAGCGGGTCGCCGCCGCCCGCGCGGACGCCGCCCGGCTGGTCGAGCTCTGCGACCGGTTGCCGCTCGCCCTGCGCATCGGGGCCGCCCGCCTCGCGTCCAAACCGCACTGGTCGGTGCGGCACATGGTGGTGCGGCTCAGCGACGAGCGACGCAGGCTCGACGAGTTGAGCCAGGGCGATTCCCGTGTACGGGCCGGATTCGAGCTCAGCTACCGCTACCTCTCCGCCGACGCGGCTCGCCTCTACCGGCGGCTCGGCCTCGCCGACGTACCGGACTTCACGTCCTGGGTGGCCGCGGCGCTGCTCGACGTGGACGTGATCGACGCGGAGCTGCTCCTGGAGGACCTGGTGGACACCCAGTTCCTGGAGGTCGTGGGCGTCGACGCGACCGGCCGGCTGCGGTACCGCTTCCAGAACCTGCTGCGTCTGTACGCGGGCGAGCGCGCCCGGGACGAGGAGTCGGACGAGGCCTGGCAGGACGCCTGCCGTCGCGTCTTCCGCACCGCCCTGACCATCGCGCGCGAGGCCCACCGACGGGAGAGCGGCGGGGAGTTCGGCATCGTGCACAGCGGCACCGAGCCGGGCGCCATCGACACGGAGCTGCTGGAGGAGCTGCTCGCGGACCCCCTGGCCTGGTTCGAGGCGGAGCGGCTCTGCCTGGTGGGCATGGTCGAGCAGGCGGCCCGGATGGGCATGGCCGACCTCGCCTGGGACCTCACGGGCTCCGCCTCGGTGCTCTTCGAGACGCGCAGCTACGTGGAGAACTGGCGGAGCTGCGCCGAACACGCGCTGGACGCGGCCCGGACCGCCGAAGACCGCCTGGGTCAGGCGGTCATGCTGCACCACATCGGGGCCGCCGCGCTGATGCGGCAGAGCATGGACGAGGCGAAGGCGTGCTCCGAGGAGGCGCTGGAGCTGTACCGCGACATGGACGAGGGGCTGGGCCGGGCCCTGGTCCTGCGGAACCTCGCGGTCGTCCACCGCCTCCAGGGCGACCCCGACGCGGCCGCGGACCGGCTGCGCGAGGCCCTGCCCATCTTCCGCGAGGCCGGGGACCTGTCGTCGGAGTCGTCCGTCCTGCAGAACATGGCCCAACTGGAGCTGGACCGGGGCAACTACGAGGCCAGCCTCGGCCACGCCGGGGACGCGGTACGGGTCGCGGAGTCCATGGACCCCGGCGCCTCGCGCAGCCTCGCCCAGTGCCTGTACCGGCTGGGCAGCGCGCAGCTCCTGTCCGGGCGGGCGGAGGAGGCCGAGGCGTCGTACCTGCGCGTGGAGGAGCTGTCCCGGGCGAAGGCCGACACCCACGGTCTCGCGCACGCCCTGTACGGTCTCGGCCAGGCCCGCGTGGCGCTCGGCGCGCTCGAATCGGCCGAGGCCGCGTACGTCCAGGGGCGCAAGGTCGCCCGCAGGCTCGGCAGTCCCGTGGTCGAGGGATCGATCCGGCTGAAGCTCGGTGTACTTCTTCGGGAGCTGGGCCGGGACGGGGAGGCCCGGACCGAACTCCTGGGTGCGGAGGAGCTGTTCACCCGCAGGGGGGCCACGCACTGGCAGGAGGAGGTCGCGCGGGAGCTCAGTGACTTCCCGGAGGTGGGTTCCGGCGATTAA
- the sbnB gene encoding 2,3-diaminopropionate biosynthesis protein SbnB, with translation MPPTPGVPSFAVIPGAQVHRVLDGRHEEVVRLIESAYRVHGAGDTVNPPSYFLRFPDRPASRIIALPASLGGGAPVDGIKWISSFPENVAAGIPRASAVLILNDPETGYPLACLESSIISAARTAASAALAAARLTEGRERPRRIGFFGTGLIARFIHQYLVGTGWSFEETGVYDLSAEHAKGFATHLEREGDNGTVTLHTDPEQLIRSSDVIVFATVAGTPHVTDPAWFGHSPLVLHVSLRDLSPEVILSAVNVVDDIDHCLKAETSPHLAERLSGNREFIDGTLYDVLTGDLKIPDDRTVVFSPFGLGVLDLAVGRHIYDTLRADGELAVVDDFFHEMRRYG, from the coding sequence ATGCCGCCTACCCCCGGGGTGCCCTCCTTCGCCGTGATCCCCGGCGCGCAAGTGCACCGAGTCCTCGACGGCCGGCACGAGGAAGTGGTCCGGTTGATCGAGTCGGCCTACCGCGTGCATGGTGCCGGTGACACGGTCAACCCGCCGTCCTACTTCCTGCGTTTCCCCGACCGCCCCGCCTCACGCATCATCGCCCTGCCCGCTTCCCTCGGCGGGGGCGCCCCCGTCGACGGCATCAAATGGATCTCCAGCTTTCCCGAGAACGTGGCGGCCGGGATACCCCGGGCCTCCGCGGTGCTCATCCTCAACGATCCGGAGACCGGCTATCCGCTGGCCTGTCTGGAGAGCTCCATCATCAGCGCGGCCCGCACCGCCGCCTCGGCGGCACTGGCCGCGGCCAGGCTCACCGAAGGGCGCGAGCGGCCGCGCCGCATCGGCTTCTTCGGGACCGGTCTGATCGCCCGGTTCATCCACCAGTACCTCGTGGGCACCGGCTGGAGCTTCGAGGAGACCGGGGTGTACGACCTGTCGGCCGAGCACGCCAAGGGCTTCGCCACGCACCTGGAACGCGAGGGCGACAACGGCACGGTGACCCTGCACACCGACCCCGAACAGCTGATCCGCTCCAGCGACGTCATCGTCTTCGCGACCGTCGCCGGAACCCCGCACGTCACCGACCCGGCGTGGTTCGGCCACAGCCCGCTGGTGCTGCACGTGTCGTTGCGCGACCTGTCGCCCGAGGTGATCCTCTCGGCCGTCAACGTCGTCGACGACATCGACCACTGCCTGAAGGCCGAGACGTCCCCGCACCTCGCCGAACGGCTCAGCGGCAACCGGGAGTTCATCGACGGAACCCTGTACGACGTGCTCACCGGCGATCTGAAGATCCCCGACGACCGGACCGTCGTCTTCTCGCCCTTCGGGCTCGGCGTCCTGGATCTCGCGGTCGGCAGACACATCTACGACACCCTGCGCGCCGACGGCGAACTCGCCGTGGTGGACGACTTCTTCCACGAGATGCGCCGATACGGCTGA